Part of the Halalkalibacter krulwichiae genome is shown below.
ATGACCAAAATGCGTGTTGCATCATCGATTTCTTTTTCTTCAATTCCAAATCGTTTTCTCAAATCAATGATTGGGGTTATCACTCCACGTAAATTCATTACCCCTGTTACAAAGGGAAACGTACGAGGAATACGTGTAACGGGCTGCATTCTCTCAATAGATTGAATATAATCCACTTCGATTGCATATTCTTCATCTTTTAATTGAAAGATAATCACTTTCATTTCTTGTTTACTAATTATTTCAGTAGACAACTCCGTTGACCTCCTCATGTTCATTACTTGATTAAAGCATTCGTATCTATAATCAAAGCAACTTGCCCATTTCCAAGAATAGTAGCACCTGAAATCGCAAATACTTCTTTCAAATAATTCCCAAGTGATTTTAGAACAACATCATGCTGACCGATCAAAGAATCGACAACAAGTCCTGCTACCTTGTTTCCTTTATGAACAATAACTAATGAATATGACTCTTCTTCTAGTTGACTACCAGGAACTTCAAAAATCTCCTTCAAAAAGACAAGAGGAATAACTTTCCCTCTGAAATCAATGACCTTTTGATTATGAGAGTTAAAAACATCTTTTGTATTCACAATTGCCGTTTCAATGATAGATGATAATGGTATTGCATATTTCTCATTTTGTAATTCAACGAGCATTACATCTATAATCGAGAGTGTTAAAGGCAGTTGAATGGAGAATACAGAGCCTTTCCCTACCTCAGAGTTGACTGTCACAACTCCACCTAACGATTCAAACGTGTTTCTCACGACATCAAGACCAACACCACGTCCAGATACATCTGTTATTTTGTCAGCTGTACTGAATCCTGAAGAAAATAACAAAGAAAATACTTGTTGGTCGGACATTTTAGAAGCTTCTTCTTCTGTTACGACACCATTCGTTAGTGCTTTCTTCAGAACTTTTTCACGGTCAATTCCAGAACCATCGTCCTCAATTTCAATAAAGACATTATTGCCACTATGAAAGGCTTTTAGAAGCACTGTTCCTTCTTCAGGCTTGCCCGCCGCTAGTCGTTTTTCTGGTGTTTCAATACCATGGTCTATGGAATTACGTAATAAATGAACGAGAGGATCTCCAATTTCATCAAGTATCGTTCGATCAAGCTCTGTTTCGGCCCCTATAATTTGCAAATTAACCTTTTTATTTAAATCTTTTGATAGACTCCGTACCATTCTAGGAAAACGATTAAAAACTTGTTCAACTGGCATCATTCTCATATTCAAGATGATTTCTTGTAAATCTCCGGAAATGCGTGACATTCTTTCAACCGTTTCATTCAATTCATTATTGTTCAATTCACTGGCAATCTGTTCAAGTCGACCACGATCTATAACCAATTCCTCAAATAAATTCATTAGGACGTCTAGTCGTTCAATGTTCACACGTATCGTTTTGTTAAGTTCTGTTTTCTGCTTTGGTGGCTTTTCTATTCCATCCGGTTTCACTGTCTCAATTGGCATTTCTACATTCTTAACTTCCACTTGTTCTTCTAGTACTTCCTCTGAAGAAGAAAGTTTGCCAACTTCAACGCCTTGTATATCTACGCTATCAATCTCAGAAATGTTTAAAATACGATCCTTAATTTCTTCCATTTGAATCTTTGAAAGGACTGTTACTAAAAAGTCTGAATCAAACTTTTCTTGCTCTAAGTCTTCTGCAACTGGCGTAGATTTAATAACTTCTCCTATCTGCTCCAATACATCAAAGACCATAAAGACACGGGCAGCTTTCAACACCACTTGTGGATCAAGTGTTATTTTCATCAAGTAGATATTGTACCCTTGTTCAAATGATTGCTCTATAATGGTCCGTTCAAATTGATCATATTGTTCGATCGTCTGAAGGTCAGTGTCACTTTCTATGCTCTTTGTCGATGGTGCTATTACATCGTTGGCGTTTCTATTCTCAATCTGTTCTAATTGCTTGATCGCTTCGGAGACATCGCGTTTCCCTTCCCCACCTGAAGCTATATCTGTTACCATAGCTTCTAAATCATCAAGCGCTAAGAAAACAACATCTAAAACAGAAGGATTGACTTCTAGTTTGTCATTGCGAATTAGGTCTAACACATTCTCCATGTTATGCGTTAGATGAGCAAGGTCTTCAAATCCCATTGTTGCAGCCATTCCTTTTAACGTATGAGCGGACCTGAAAACTTCACTCACAATTGATCGATCATGTGGAGCCTGTTCTAGTTTTAATAAATTATCGTTGATTGCCTGCAGATGTTCTTGACTTTCATCAATAAATAAGTCTAAATACTCTGTATTGATCAAGATCTCATTCACCTCGATGTTCTCTACCATTGCATACACATACAATCTTTCCATTAATCGACAAGAAGTACTTTTTGTCATCATAGCATACCTTTTTGTAAAAAAGTATATAGGCATAGGAGATTTGTATTAGTTTGTATGACCCGTCACAAAATCTTAAATTATTTTTGTCCTTAAATATTTTTGGTAATCTGACATACATAATGGTTTGGTATAATAATAGCCTTGTACTTTGTTACAATTCTGCTTTTGCAAAAACATAAGCTGTTGTTCTGTTTCAACGCCTTCCGCAATTACTGAGATCTCCAGATAGTGAGCGAGATTAATAATCATCGAAATGATCCCCTCACTTTGTTTCCCCTGACCAATATTACGGACAAAAGATTGATCTAT
Proteins encoded:
- a CDS encoding chemotaxis protein CheW — protein: MRRSTELSTEIISKQEMKVIIFQLKDEEYAIEVDYIQSIERMQPVTRIPRTFPFVTGVMNLRGVITPIIDLRKRFGIEEKEIDDATRILVISKGQLEMGMIVDGANDVIDIPIEKIEPPPEVIGGKEIDYLRGVVKLQNRLFTLLDLDKVIA
- a CDS encoding chemotaxis protein CheW encodes the protein MVENIEVNEILINTEYLDLFIDESQEHLQAINDNLLKLEQAPHDRSIVSEVFRSAHTLKGMAATMGFEDLAHLTHNMENVLDLIRNDKLEVNPSVLDVVFLALDDLEAMVTDIASGGEGKRDVSEAIKQLEQIENRNANDVIAPSTKSIESDTDLQTIEQYDQFERTIIEQSFEQGYNIYLMKITLDPQVVLKAARVFMVFDVLEQIGEVIKSTPVAEDLEQEKFDSDFLVTVLSKIQMEEIKDRILNISEIDSVDIQGVEVGKLSSSEEVLEEQVEVKNVEMPIETVKPDGIEKPPKQKTELNKTIRVNIERLDVLMNLFEELVIDRGRLEQIASELNNNELNETVERMSRISGDLQEIILNMRMMPVEQVFNRFPRMVRSLSKDLNKKVNLQIIGAETELDRTILDEIGDPLVHLLRNSIDHGIETPEKRLAAGKPEEGTVLLKAFHSGNNVFIEIEDDGSGIDREKVLKKALTNGVVTEEEASKMSDQQVFSLLFSSGFSTADKITDVSGRGVGLDVVRNTFESLGGVVTVNSEVGKGSVFSIQLPLTLSIIDVMLVELQNEKYAIPLSSIIETAIVNTKDVFNSHNQKVIDFRGKVIPLVFLKEIFEVPGSQLEEESYSLVIVHKGNKVAGLVVDSLIGQHDVVLKSLGNYLKEVFAISGATILGNGQVALIIDTNALIK